The window GCATTCAAATCGCTGTCGTTCACGCTGACGCCGTCGCCCGACGGCAGCGTCGCGATCGACGTGCTGCCGGCGCTCGCGCAATTGCAGATCGACAATCAGATGCACGCGGTCAACGGCCCGTGCCGTGGCGATGCGTCGACGGTCTCGCCGAGCGTCACGCCGCAGCCGAACGGCACGGTCGTCGCGTCGTTCAGCGGCGACTATTCGGTGCGCTGCGGCCCGCGCACGATCAACGTCGCGGTGCTCGATCATTCGGCATTTTTCGCGGGCGGCTTTCTCGCGCTGTGGCAGCAAACCGGCGGCACCTTCAACGGCGCGACTCGCGAAGGCGCGGTGCCGGTGGGCGCCAAACTGGTCGCCACCCACGACGGGCCGATGCTGGCCGACATCGTTCGCGACATCAACAAGTTCAGCAACAACACGATGGCGCGCAATCTGTTCCTGACCATCGGCGCCGCCGAAGAAAAACCGCCCGCGACGCCCGCCAAATCCGCGCGCGCGATCCAGGCGTTTCTGCGCCGCGACGCCGTCGACATGGAATACCTGACGCTCGACAACGGCTCGGGCCTGTCGCGCGACGAGCACGTCACCGCGCTCTCGCTAGCCGATCTGTTGCAGCGGGCCAATGCAAGTCCGGTCGCCCAGGTGTTCGTGGAATCGCTGCCTATCGCGGGCGTGGACGGCACCATGCGCAACCGCCTGACCAACCAGGGCGCGGGCGGCAACGCGCACATCAAGACCGGCACGTTGCGCGACGTGCGTGCGATCGCGGGCTACGTGGCATCGGCGGACGGCAACAGCTACGTGGTCGTCAGCCTGATCAACGATCCGCATTCCGAAGCCGCGCGCGCGGCGCATGATGCGCTACTCGAATGGGTCTACCAGGGTCCGTCCCAGGGCTTCACGAAAGTGTCCGATCCCGTCGCGGAACCGCGCGGCAGCCGCGCCAGCAAGCCCAGGAAAAACCCGCACCAGCGCGCGGCCCACTGAGGTTTCCTTCTAGCGAAGCCGCGCGCCGCGATGCTCCCAAGCGTGTACGCTGTCGGGCAGTGTTTGAGGTGCGCGTAAAACGCTCCGCGTGGCGCGCAAGCCATGCATCCGTAGCGGTCGCGTGGCCTAATCAAACGATAACGACACGACCCGCTGCGTATCGCGCAGCGGCCAGGGACAAGGAGGAAGACACGATGCAATTCGATGCGGAATTGCTGCTGCTCGCCATGGCGCCAGTCTTTCTCGCATGCATCGGCTGGGAGGCGTGGCACCTGCGGCGCACACGCCCGGGCGCGCAGCTTTATAGCTGGCGCGACACGTTCTGCAACGCCGCGCTCGCGCTGATGCAGCAAGCCGCCGACAAGCTCGCGTGGCTCGCCATCATTCCCGTCTACGCGTTCTTCTACGATCACTACCGCGTCACCACGTGGCAGGCCAACTGGGTCTCGTTCGTGGTGCTGTTCATCGCGCAGGATCTGCTCTACTACGTGTTCCATCGTTGCAGCCATCGCGTGCGCTGGTTGTGGGCCGCGCATGTCGTGCATCACTCGTCGGAGCGGATGAATTTTTCGACCGCGTTCCGCCAGAGCCTGATGTATCCGATCGCGGGCATGTGGCTGTTCTGGATTCCGCTCGCCGTACTCGGCTTTCCGCCGAAGCAGATCGTCGCGATCGTGCTGATCA is drawn from Burkholderia sp. 9120 and contains these coding sequences:
- a CDS encoding sterol desaturase family protein produces the protein MQFDAELLLLAMAPVFLACIGWEAWHLRRTRPGAQLYSWRDTFCNAALALMQQAADKLAWLAIIPVYAFFYDHYRVTTWQANWVSFVVLFIAQDLLYYVFHRCSHRVRWLWAAHVVHHSSERMNFSTAFRQSLMYPIAGMWLFWIPLAVLGFPPKQIVAIVLINLGFQFFVHTQAIGKLGWLEYVFNTPSIHRVHHARNDRYIDRNYAGVLVIWDRLFGSYVEEDSHDAPVYGIVEPLHTYNPLKATFHEWTSMAADFASVHGWRNKWRALFAPPAWAADYHARRAAPIASGNAADVEENHTAAFETPRGP
- the dacB gene encoding D-alanyl-D-alanine carboxypeptidase/D-alanyl-D-alanine-endopeptidase is translated as MTHAFLFSLARRLHQVVPRSRWFSSPVSVSVPATNAASARMPRRFAQRPAAGWMLVCAMLGSGAAASLPLAAQARVKATHPSVNVTTVLPQSVMLGLQRAHVSLSSISVVVEKVGDRTPIVALNAGKPMMPASTMKLVTTYSGLSILGPDYRWRTSAYADGNVDANGVLHGNLYIQGTGDPKLVPEELIDLVQKIHKAGITGIDGALVLDKRYFDPSTRDLPPFDDDATAPYNVGPDPLLYAFKSLSFTLTPSPDGSVAIDVLPALAQLQIDNQMHAVNGPCRGDASTVSPSVTPQPNGTVVASFSGDYSVRCGPRTINVAVLDHSAFFAGGFLALWQQTGGTFNGATREGAVPVGAKLVATHDGPMLADIVRDINKFSNNTMARNLFLTIGAAEEKPPATPAKSARAIQAFLRRDAVDMEYLTLDNGSGLSRDEHVTALSLADLLQRANASPVAQVFVESLPIAGVDGTMRNRLTNQGAGGNAHIKTGTLRDVRAIAGYVASADGNSYVVVSLINDPHSEAARAAHDALLEWVYQGPSQGFTKVSDPVAEPRGSRASKPRKNPHQRAAH